TTTCGCTTTTTGGTAAAGATCTGGGAGGGTTTGGCAGCCCAGTTCGGGTTGGGTGAGAACCCACATGCCTGTGTCAGGCGAAGGTTCAACGATCGCGATCGCAATCGCTGCTTCTAAGCCCTTGAGGGCACGCACGACCAAGGTCCGATGTGCCCACGGACAGCCCCAACCGACAAACAATCGATAGCGTCCTGCCGCTGGCGGATAGATGGCTCCTGGCTGGGACGAAATCATTTGGCGGAATTGGCTGGCGGGTCGCAGGTATTCTCCCGCCGCATTCCGGGGGGCCATTTGGGCCATCATGGTCTGCCACATGGTTGTCCAGACAAATTTCCCCAATTTGATCACTGTCGCCGGGGGGAGGGATTGACGGAAGCCAAGTTTTTTAAGCATGATCTGGATGCCAATTTTCTAGAGGAGCAATCCCCATCATCGATAGAGGCGGGTTATGTCCAAAGCTTGGCCGAAAAACAACGCCCTTGATCAACCCGCCCAACCCTAGGGAGTGCCGTGACACCTTGGGGGTATCGCCGCCATCACGACCCGTTCACTTGATTCTGCGTCTGGCCAAACGTCCAGCGCCAGAGGGGATGGCTGGGTCCCTGTTGGTGAATCCGTTGAACCCGTCGCAGGAGCCGCTGGCGTTCACGATCGCTAATACCCACTAGGGCGTGTTGGGATTGCCAGAGCAGGGCCGAGAGCAAACTGGCTAAACACAGGGCTAAGCCCAGGGTGGGCAGGGGGTTAAAGGCCAGTCCATAGCGAAGGGCGGTCCAGGTAAAGTAGTCAAGCCAGAGGGCAACTTCCGCTCGCAGGGCATAGATACTCAGGGGCGCAATACTCAACCATAGAAGGAGAACCACCAGCCAGCGTCCCCACAGCATCCATTGATGCAGGCGTTGGATGGCTTGCTCAAATTGGGGGTCGAGGTCGGCGCTTGGGGGGCTGGAAGTCGGCTGAGACTTGCGCATGGAGGGCTGATTAAACCACGGTTTTACCTAGAATCAGGGTAACTAAAACCAGAGAAAAGGTCTCGCTCCACTCAACGATCGCACCGTAGGTATCGCCAGTATGCCCCCCTAATTGTTGCTGGAACCAGGCCCCGGTCGCGATCGCGGGCATCAATCCCGCAGCAGTGAGGGCCAATCCGGTCAAGACAACGGATACCAGCCTATCTGGGCTCAGAGTGGCTAACTCTAACGGGTTGAATCCCAACAGCACAAAACCACCCCAACCAGAGAGGAGGATCAGCAGTAAGGCCGTTGGGAAGGGTTCCCAGGGCGACTGGATGGTGGCTTTATGGAAGGCTCCCTTACCCGTGGGCCGGAGGTAGGGGTAACGCACGATCGCCAATAGTTGGCCCCAGCGTGCCCAGGCCGGAACCAACAGGAGGGCCAACCAGCGGTGTTGGGTTAAGTCGGTGAGGGCAGCAACTTTGAGGAGGAGGATGGCGACAGCAGCCATGACGCCAAAGGCACCGCTCACACTCTCACGCATAACGGCCAAGCGGCGATCGGGATCGGGGACGGCTAAGCCATCAGCCGTATCGATCGCGCCGTCTAAATGTAACCCCCCAGTGAGGGCCAGCCAACCCACGACAAGCAGGGCACTGCGGGTTAAGCTGGGCATCCCCACCAGGGCGAGGAGATGATCACAAGCCCCCAGCAACCCGCCCAAGAGGAGGCCCACCACCGGGGCCAAACGGGCGACGCCCTGGAAGTCCAGGGACCCACTACTGGGGACAGGCAAGCGCGTATAAAAGGCGATCGCGGCAACCAAACGCAGCATGGATAGTTGCAGCCAACGGGAGGCAGCCAACCAACGGCTTACATCATGCCCATGCCACCCATGCCACCCATGTCGGGTCCACCACTTGCCGGCGCAGGGGGTTCAGGTTTTTCAACAATCAGGGCTTCAGTGGTCAGGACCATCGCGGCCACGGAAGCCGCATCCTGGAGCGCCGATCGCACCACTTTGGCAGGGTCAACAATCCCAGCTGCGATCAGGTCTTCAAACTGCTGGGTCAGGGCATTGTAACCCACGCTAAAGTCCTTCTCGCGGACTTTTTCCACAATCACCGAGCCTTCGGCACCCGCGTTTTCAGCAATTTGCCGCAGGGGCGCTTCTAGGGCACGGATGACAATGTTGGCCCCAATCTGTTCTTCGCCCTCCAGGCTGGCCACGAAGTCTTTCAATTGACTGCCCAAGTGGATGAGCGTGGTGCCGCCACCAGCAACAATGCCTTCTTCAACGGCAGCTTGGGTGGCATTGAGGGCATCTTCGATGCGCAATTTGCGGTTTTTCAGTTCCGTTTCGGTGGGGGCACCCACCTTAATCACAGCAACTCCCCCGGCGAGTTTGGCGATCCGCTCTTGCAGCTTCTCGCGATCGTACTCGGAATCCGTTTCGTCCAGTTCCTTACGAATTTGGGCAATGCGTTTCTGCACCGCACTGGAGTTCTCCGTAGCTGCCACGATCGTGGTGGTATCCTTTTCTACCGTGACCTTGCGGGCAGTTCCCAACATATCAAGACTGATGCTATCCAGGCTGAGGCCCACCTCTTCCGAAATCAATTGGCCGTTGGTGAGGATAGCAATATCTTGCAGCATGGCTTTGCGGCGATCGCCAAATCCGGGAGCTTTAACCGCCACCACACTCAACACTCCACGCATCCGGTTCACTACCAGGGTTGCCAGGGCTTCCCCTTCCACATCTTCAGCAATAATCAGCAGTGGCTGGCTGGAGCGGGCGACCTTTTCTAACGTGGGGACCAGATCTTGAATAGAGGAAATCTTCTTGTCAGTGATCAGAATGAGCGCATTTTCATACTCGGCAACCATCCGTTCCTGATCGGTGACAAAGTAGGGGGAAATGTAGCCGCGATCGATCTGCATCCCCTCCACCACTTCCATTTCGGTCGTCAGGGATTTGGATTCTTCCACCGTAATCACGCCATCTTTGGTGACCTTGTGCATCGCCTCAGCGATCATCTGGCCCACTTCTTCATCGTTGCCAGCTGATACCGTCGCCACCTGGGCGATCGCGTCACCCTCGACCGGTTTAGCCACCTCAGCAATCCGCTTCACCAACTCGGCGATCGTCTTTTCAATCCCCCGGCGCAGGGCAACTGGATTCGCCCCCGCGGCGACATTACGCATCCCTTCCCGCACCATTGCTTGGGCTAGCACCGTAGCAGTCGTTGTGCCATCACCAGCAATGTCCTTAGTTTTAGAGGCCACTTCCTGCATGAGCTTTGCGCCCACATTTTGGAAGGGATCTTCCAACTCAATCTCTTTGGCGATCGTCACGCCATCGTTGACAATATCCGGGGCACCAAATTTCTTCTCCAGAACCACGTTGCGGCCACGCGGGCCGAGGGTAATGCGGACAGCATCCGCTAGGGCGTTAATCCCCTGCTCCAGCGATTGCCGTGATTTTTCGTCAAACGAGATCAGCTTCGCCATATCTCAGGTCTCACTTTGTGTTAACACCAATAGTCCACCCTTGAATTTATCACTCAAGCTCGGAGAGTGCTAAACAAATTAAGGTGTGGATTTCTCCCGTTGGGAGGTGGTGTTGTGGCTGAGGAGGAGGACACCCAGGGTGACGATCGCGACGCCAGTTGGCGGCTGTTTAAGCGTTCCTGGATCGCCAACCAGGCCAAGACCACAGTCAAAGCCGGATTACTGGCCCCAATCATTGCGGCGGCGGTGGCCCCAATCTGACGAATGCCCAGGTTATTGAGCACATGTCCGGCCAAGGTGACGATCGCGGACAATATCCCTCCGATCCACAGCGGTCCCCACTGGATTGGGATAGGCGGGGAGTGCCAACCCCTGAGGCTAAGGGTAGAGAGAACCAGGGTGATGGCGAAACTCATCCAGGTAAAAGGGACGGGATGGAGGTAGGCAAAACTCTGCTGCGCATTCACCGTGTAGAGGGCATAGGCCAGCCCAGCGGTGATCCCACACAGGATGCCGATCGCGCTGGTCTGGCCGCCTGTGAAACCCGTTTGGGGGAGAGTCAAAAAGCTGCCCAGGAGAATCAGAGCCATAATGCCCCACCGGAAACGCGTGGGGGGACTGCCAAAGGCATACCAGGCAATCAGGGCAGTAAAGACGGGGTAGGTAAAAAACAGGGTCAGGGCTATACCGGTGGGAATCAGGCCGACCGAGATGTACAACAAGGCCAGGTAGAGAAACATCAGCCCTCCGCCAGCGAGCGATCGCCCCAACCAGCGCTGTTGACCCGATGTACTGATCGCCCGAATCTCCTGCCAGGTGTTGGGATAGAGCGTCGTCGCCAGGGAGGCCATCAGGGGAACCACGATCACCATGCGCATAAACATCAGGAGAAAAGAATTGGGCAAGGTTGGGGCCACAAAGCCGCCGGTATGCAGGAACCCCGCGATCGTTTGTTCCGTAAATAGAACCCGCAGGATGACGTTTTGAAAGCAAAAACAAAAGGCCGCAGCCAGAACCAGGCAAAATCCCAACACCGTAATCGCGATCGAAATAACTAAAAAATAAAAAAATTATAGTCATTGCCATTTAGGCTGAAACAACACCCTCCCCCCCAGCCCCTCTCCCAGAGCGGGAGAGGGGAGTGAAAAACTGTATCATTCTTATTTGGATTGACCATAAGGTTTGGATCTCGATCCTAGGGGCAGCCCGCATCCCCCAACCCTTTCCTCCCAAGTGGGGAGAAGCAAACCCTCACCCTCAATCCCTCTCCGGCTCTGGGAGAGGGATTGAGGGTGAGAGCTGCCCCCGTGGGCTGCCCCCAGCCTACCCCGGTAAAACTGTACTTTATGATTGAGGTAAAGGCTGTATTAATCGGTTACAACCCTAGATCAACGGCGATGCGGTGGGCACAGGCAAAGCCGGAGAACGCGACGGCATTTAAGCCCTGGCCAGGGAAGGTACTGTCACCAACACAATAAAGGCCGGGGATCGCTGTGCGATTAAAGGGCATCCCCAATAGCCCCCGTAACTGACGCCGGGGAATTGGGCCGTAGGTCCCGTCCGATCGCCCCAAAAAGCGTCGATGGGTTCGGGGTGTTCCCACCTCCTGATAGTCCTGGGTGACAATTAAACCGGGGAAGATGGTTTCCAGGCGATCAATGACCCGTTCGGCTGCATCCTCTTTTTTCCGCTCATAGTCTCGTCGCGAGAGTCCTTGCCAATCCTCAATCCAACTGGGGGTAAAGGTATGGATGATGTGGCAGTTGGGTGGGGCTAAACTGGGATCGAGCAACGTGGGAATCGATACAAAGATCGTTCCTTCTGGCTCTTCCATTTTCTGCCAGTCCTCCAGCAAAATGTGGTGGCAGGCTGTACCAGGGGGCAATACCCGACCGTGGGGATCTTCAATCCCCAAATGCAGGTTGAGGAAACTGGGGGATTTCTGATAGCGCTGCCGCCACTTTTGCTCGGCTGCTGGTAGGGGTTCGGTGGGCAATAGGTCTGGGAATGTATCCCAACGGGTGGCATTGGAGACAATCCGACGAGCATAATACACTTCGCCGGACGCGAGTTGGACGCCGGTTGCCTGTCCTTTTTCCGTTAAAACTTGCGTGACCCTGGACCGATAACGGATGTAGCTGCCTGCGTTCACCAGTCCCTCGACCAACTTCTGGGCAATTTGGCCAACCCCACCTTTGGGGTAATTGATGCCGCCATAATGGCGATCGCTAAACACCATACCGGCGTTGATCATGGGGGTGCGATCGGCGGGGACAACTGACCAGCAGTAGCACTCCATATCAATAAACTTGAGCAGGTTCGGATCGCTGATATAGCGACGGGCTACTTCCCCAACATTTTGGGGTAGATATTTAACCAGCCCCAGACAGGCCCCCGGATTTTGGAAAAAGACACGGGCCAGGTAGCGGGGTTCTTCTAGAGACAGGAGTTCGATCGCGTTTAGGCAATTAAAAACCTGCCAGCATTCATCATAAAACTGGCGAATGCCCCGCTCTTCATGGGGAAAATAGGCAGTCAATGCGGCCAGGAATTGCTCGTAATCCCGGTGGACTTGCAGATCCAGACCCCCTGGCAGGTGGTAATGGATCTGGACCGGATCGGGGATCGTTTCCAAACTGACGTTAACGGCAGCTAGGGCACGGGTGAGTAAATTGGTCGTCCCCTGTTGGCCAAAGCCAAAAATCATGGATGCGCCGACATCGAATCGATACCCCTGGCGTTCAAAATAACCCGCACTGCCACCGGGGATCAGGTAGCGCTCCAACACCAGCACCTTGGCCCCCTTGGCAGCTAACTGGGTGGCCGTCACCAAACCGCCGATACCAGAACCGATCACGATGACATCAAAGCTTGAACCAGAGGCAAGTTGGGGTGAAGGGGCAACGTTGGCCTTATCAGCAGTAGCAGGGACCATGCAAATTCAGGGGCGATTGGACTGGACGGCTTCTGTTCTGAGTTTATCGGAGTGTGGGGTCAAGTGCGATACATTTTACGGCGGCCAGATTGCCCCGCTCACGGCGACGATCGGAAACTGCGGTTGGGAGTTAAGTAGGAAGCAGTTTGGGAATCGGTTATTGATTAGGCATCCCATGCAGGTCGGGTGAATGTGACAAAATAGCGATATTCTTGGACGTATCGCCATTTGGGCGTATTGCCACCACGACTTCTGAAATCAAGATCCAAGATCTATGACTATGCTTGCTCAATTGCAATCAGCTTTCGCTCAACGCCGCGCCCTCAAGGTGATTAGCGGCTTGATGAACTTTGATGTCGATCGCGTTCTGCCCGTTGTCCAAGCGGCAGAACAGGGGGGCGCGACCTTCGTGGATATTGCCTGTGATCCAGAATTGGTGCGGCAGGTGCGGCAGGCGATCGCGCTGCCCATCTGTGTATCGGCGGTGGAACCGGAAGCTTTTGTCCCCGCTGTGGCCGCTGGGGCAGATCTGATTGAGATCGGGAACTTTGACGCCTTCTATGCCCAGGGACGGCGGTTTGAGGTCGCAGAAGTTCTCGCCCTGACCGAGGCCACCCGGCAGTTATTGCCCGATGTCCTGTTATCGGTGACGGTGCCCCATATCCTTGATTTGGACCAACAGGTACAACTAGCGGAGCAACTGGTAGCGGCTGGCGCGGATGTCATCCAAACCGAAGGTGGTACCAGCAGTACCCCGACCCATGCGGGCACCCTGGGTCTGATCGAAAAGGCCGCGCCGACGCTAGCAGCCGCCTATGAAATCTCCCGTGCGGTATCGGTTCCTGTCCTCTGTGCTTCTGGGATTACCAATGTGACGGCTCCCCTGGCGATCGCAGCGGGGGCGGCGGGAGTTGGGGTTGGTTCAGCCATCAACCGTCTCAATGATCCGCTGGCAATGGTGGCGACGGTGCGCAGCCTCGTGGAAGCCCTGGCAACGACCACGGCAACAACGGCCCGCATCTAGGCGATTCCTCTAGGGTGATTCCTCGACAAAGACGCCACGCGATTCTCCTACGGAAACGCTGCAGGAACGGGTGGGTACTGCCCACCCCATACACCCCCTTCATGCTTGGCAAGGCAAATGGGCAAGATAATCGCTCAATCCTTCTCCCCCTCTGGGAGAGGGACTTGTCAATCCGGCTGCCTTTGGCCCCTTTTGGGGAGAACGGGTTGGGGGACGAGGGCTACCGGTCGGATCCAGATCCAAACCTTAATGGCGTACTGGGTAAATTAGGTAAAGGCTGTACTACCAATGTTGTCTATGGTCAATCCAAATAAGAACAAGCCAGTTTTTGACTCCTCTCTCCCAGAGCGGGAGAGGGGTTGGGGGTGAGGGTACTGTTTCAGCCTAAATTGCAATGACTACTAACCTGAACTTGGGTGTTTACTGGACATTGACTCTACTAATCTAGCCGTAATTCTGCCCGCAGCATGGGTTCATCCATCCGACGATGGAGTTTGAAGCCTAACTTGGTGCAGACCCGCTGCATGGCATAGTTATCGGGCAAGATATCAGCAATCACGGCACTGCGGTTTTCATCCTGGGCAATTTGCAACAACCGCCGCAAGAGTTCGGTTCCTAACCCCTGCCGCTGGTAGGGATCACTCACTAGCATGGCAAACTCAGCTTCACGGGTGCCGATCAGTTTGCTCAAGCGACCAACGGCCAGAATTTTATGCTCCCCAGTGTCGGGATCTTTGTAATCAGCCACCAGGACGATCGCGCGATCGTAGTCAATAAAACAAATGCGGGTTAGGCGATCGTGGGAGACCCGTTGACTCAGCTTCATCAGGTGGGCATAGCGCAAATAAACACTTTCCTCCGACAGGGTTTTGTGAAAGGCCACCATCAGCGGCTCATCTTCCGGGCGGATGGGGCGGATCGTGACCTCTAGCCCATTTTTAAGCTGCCAATGACCGACATACTGGCTGGGATAGGGCCGAATCGCCGGTGTGGGCAATTGCTTCGCGTCCATATCCGGCGGATGGAGGACGATGCGCGCATCCAACGCCAACAACCCTGCCCCATTCGTTGCCGACAGTGGCTGTCCTTGGTGTCTTTGTAGCTTTGGGTCTTCGTGTTTTTCCCCCGCCCCTGCATCCGGCAACGGAGCCGCCAACAACGGGTTAATATCAATCTCCTTAATCCACGGCTGCTCACTCACCAGGTGACTAAAGCACACCAGTAGCTGCTCCAGACCGGCCAGATCGACGGCATTGCGGCCCCGCACCCCCTGTAACGCCCGATAGATCAGGGTTTGCTCCATCATCCGACGGGCAAGGGTTGTGGTCAACGGCGGCAGGGCTAGGGCACGATCGCGGAATACCTCCACCAACTGCCCTCCCGTCCCAAATAGCAACACAGGCCCGAACTGGGGATCCAGACTACTGCCCACAATCAGTTCATAGCCTTCCAGATTCACCATCGGCTGGACTGTTACCCCTTGAAATGCCTCAGCAGCCCCCATGCGTTCGAGATTGTGGGCGATCGTGGCATAGGCTTGACGCACCGCCTCGGCACTGGTGAGGTTGAGCTGCACCCCCCCCACATCAGTTTTATGGGTCACAATCTCCGAATTTAACTTCAGCACCACCGGATAGCCCAACTGCTCCGCCCGCGCCACAGCTTCCTCGGCACTGGTGGCCAAATAGGTGGGCACCGTGGGAATCCCATAGGCATTGAGGACCTGTTTGGATTCCAGTTCCGTGAGCAAAATGCGATTGCTGGCCCGCACCCGTTCCAGAATCGATTGGACCACTTGCTGGGCGGTTTCAGTGGTTTCTTGCGCCTCTGCCTGGGGTAAAACGGGGGTTTCGTACAAACTCCGCAGGCTGTAGGCATATTGCCACATATAGTTAAAGACTTGGGCCGCTGTGTCGGGGTAGGGGAAGGTGAAAATATTGGCCCGGTTGAGGATGGCTTCCCCGGCGGCTACCTCATCGCCCCCCATCCAACTCGCCAGGATGGGTTTGACGGGCAAGGTCGAGGCTTTCAAACTTTCCACCAGCCGTTGGGCGGTTTGGGTGGGGTCGGTCATGGCTTGGGGGGTGAGAATAGCCAAGAGGGCATCACTGTCAGGATTGGACAGCGCCACGGCGATCGCCTGGGCATAGCGATCGGCATCAGCATCCCCCAAAATATCGATCGGGTTCTGATGGCTCCAGTGGGGCGGCAGAAAGGCGTTAAATTGGGCGATCAATTCTTCCGACAACGGTGCCAGTTCCCCGCCCCCGCTGATCAGGTGATCCGTAGCCAGGACACCGGGACCGCCCGCATTGGTGAGGATCGTCAGGCGTTTGCCCTTGGGACGGGGTTGTTTGGCCAGCACTTCGGCCATGTTGAATAGGTCGTTAATTGTATTCACCCGCAGCACCCCACAGCGCCGGAAGGCCGCATCCAGCACTTCATCACTGCCCGTTAAGGCTCCCGTGTGGGAAGCGGCGGCGGCAGCAGCAGCGGCAGTCCGTCCTGCCTTGATCACAATAATGGGTTTGGTTAGGGCCACTTCACGGGCTGCCGAGAGGAAGGAGCGGGCATTGCCGATCGACTCCATATAAATAACAATGCTGCTGGTGTGGGGGTCATCGCCCA
This DNA window, taken from Trichothermofontia sichuanensis B231, encodes the following:
- the groL gene encoding chaperonin GroEL (60 kDa chaperone family; promotes refolding of misfolded polypeptides especially under stressful conditions; forms two stacked rings of heptamers to form a barrel-shaped 14mer; ends can be capped by GroES; misfolded proteins enter the barrel where they are refolded when GroES binds) — translated: MAKLISFDEKSRQSLEQGINALADAVRITLGPRGRNVVLEKKFGAPDIVNDGVTIAKEIELEDPFQNVGAKLMQEVASKTKDIAGDGTTTATVLAQAMVREGMRNVAAGANPVALRRGIEKTIAELVKRIAEVAKPVEGDAIAQVATVSAGNDEEVGQMIAEAMHKVTKDGVITVEESKSLTTEMEVVEGMQIDRGYISPYFVTDQERMVAEYENALILITDKKISSIQDLVPTLEKVARSSQPLLIIAEDVEGEALATLVVNRMRGVLSVVAVKAPGFGDRRKAMLQDIAILTNGQLISEEVGLSLDSISLDMLGTARKVTVEKDTTTIVAATENSSAVQKRIAQIRKELDETDSEYDREKLQERIAKLAGGVAVIKVGAPTETELKNRKLRIEDALNATQAAVEEGIVAGGGTTLIHLGSQLKDFVASLEGEEQIGANIVIRALEAPLRQIAENAGAEGSVIVEKVREKDFSVGYNALTQQFEDLIAAGIVDPAKVVRSALQDAASVAAMVLTTEALIVEKPEPPAPASGGPDMGGMGGMGMM
- a CDS encoding DMT family transporter, whose translation is MLGFCLVLAAAFCFCFQNVILRVLFTEQTIAGFLHTGGFVAPTLPNSFLLMFMRMVIVVPLMASLATTLYPNTWQEIRAISTSGQQRWLGRSLAGGGLMFLYLALLYISVGLIPTGIALTLFFTYPVFTALIAWYAFGSPPTRFRWGIMALILLGSFLTLPQTGFTGGQTSAIGILCGITAGLAYALYTVNAQQSFAYLHPVPFTWMSFAITLVLSTLSLRGWHSPPIPIQWGPLWIGGILSAIVTLAGHVLNNLGIRQIGATAAAMIGASNPALTVVLAWLAIQERLNSRQLASRSSPWVSSSSATTPPPNGRNPHLNLFSTLRA
- the cobS gene encoding adenosylcobinamide-GDP ribazoletransferase, which encodes MLRLVAAIAFYTRLPVPSSGSLDFQGVARLAPVVGLLLGGLLGACDHLLALVGMPSLTRSALLVVGWLALTGGLHLDGAIDTADGLAVPDPDRRLAVMRESVSGAFGVMAAVAILLLKVAALTDLTQHRWLALLLVPAWARWGQLLAIVRYPYLRPTGKGAFHKATIQSPWEPFPTALLLILLSGWGGFVLLGFNPLELATLSPDRLVSVVLTGLALTAAGLMPAIATGAWFQQQLGGHTGDTYGAIVEWSETFSLVLVTLILGKTVV
- a CDS encoding DUF561 domain-containing protein; the encoded protein is MTMLAQLQSAFAQRRALKVISGLMNFDVDRVLPVVQAAEQGGATFVDIACDPELVRQVRQAIALPICVSAVEPEAFVPAVAAGADLIEIGNFDAFYAQGRRFEVAEVLALTEATRQLLPDVLLSVTVPHILDLDQQVQLAEQLVAAGADVIQTEGGTSSTPTHAGTLGLIEKAAPTLAAAYEISRAVSVPVLCASGITNVTAPLAIAAGAAGVGVGSAINRLNDPLAMVATVRSLVEALATTTATTARI
- the crtH gene encoding carotenoid isomerase, with the translated sequence MVPATADKANVAPSPQLASGSSFDVIVIGSGIGGLVTATQLAAKGAKVLVLERYLIPGGSAGYFERQGYRFDVGASMIFGFGQQGTTNLLTRALAAVNVSLETIPDPVQIHYHLPGGLDLQVHRDYEQFLAALTAYFPHEERGIRQFYDECWQVFNCLNAIELLSLEEPRYLARVFFQNPGACLGLVKYLPQNVGEVARRYISDPNLLKFIDMECYCWSVVPADRTPMINAGMVFSDRHYGGINYPKGGVGQIAQKLVEGLVNAGSYIRYRSRVTQVLTEKGQATGVQLASGEVYYARRIVSNATRWDTFPDLLPTEPLPAAEQKWRQRYQKSPSFLNLHLGIEDPHGRVLPPGTACHHILLEDWQKMEEPEGTIFVSIPTLLDPSLAPPNCHIIHTFTPSWIEDWQGLSRRDYERKKEDAAERVIDRLETIFPGLIVTQDYQEVGTPRTHRRFLGRSDGTYGPIPRRQLRGLLGMPFNRTAIPGLYCVGDSTFPGQGLNAVAFSGFACAHRIAVDLGL
- a CDS encoding bifunctional acetate--CoA ligase family protein/GNAT family N-acetyltransferase, whose product is MVTTTAPYKFDPAYDILRAEHQPLDAIFRPRSVAVIGATERSGSVGRTLLWNLVSNPFGGTVFPVNPQRRSVLGIKAYPSIAAVPETVDLAVIVTPAPTVPGVIQECIEAGVKGAIIISAGFKEIGVAGIELEHRILDLAQGKMRIIGPNCLGVMNPLTGLNATFASAMANPGSVGFISQSGALCTSVLDWSFRENVGFSAFVSIGSMLDVDWGDLIYYLGDDPHTSSIVIYMESIGNARSFLSAAREVALTKPIIVIKAGRTAAAAAAAASHTGALTGSDEVLDAAFRRCGVLRVNTINDLFNMAEVLAKQPRPKGKRLTILTNAGGPGVLATDHLISGGGELAPLSEELIAQFNAFLPPHWSHQNPIDILGDADADRYAQAIAVALSNPDSDALLAILTPQAMTDPTQTAQRLVESLKASTLPVKPILASWMGGDEVAAGEAILNRANIFTFPYPDTAAQVFNYMWQYAYSLRSLYETPVLPQAEAQETTETAQQVVQSILERVRASNRILLTELESKQVLNAYGIPTVPTYLATSAEEAVARAEQLGYPVVLKLNSEIVTHKTDVGGVQLNLTSAEAVRQAYATIAHNLERMGAAEAFQGVTVQPMVNLEGYELIVGSSLDPQFGPVLLFGTGGQLVEVFRDRALALPPLTTTLARRMMEQTLIYRALQGVRGRNAVDLAGLEQLLVCFSHLVSEQPWIKEIDINPLLAAPLPDAGAGEKHEDPKLQRHQGQPLSATNGAGLLALDARIVLHPPDMDAKQLPTPAIRPYPSQYVGHWQLKNGLEVTIRPIRPEDEPLMVAFHKTLSEESVYLRYAHLMKLSQRVSHDRLTRICFIDYDRAIVLVADYKDPDTGEHKILAVGRLSKLIGTREAEFAMLVSDPYQRQGLGTELLRRLLQIAQDENRSAVIADILPDNYAMQRVCTKLGFKLHRRMDEPMLRAELRLD